The following DNA comes from Candidatus Bathyarchaeota archaeon.
TGGATCGCTAACTGGTATCAGCCTTGCGTCGTTGCGGTGGGAGACGACGAGGCAATGTTCTGCAGCAGCCCCCTCGGTTTCCACGATATAGCCTATGAGATGGATAGACTCTTCAAGCCACCCAAGAATAGCATACTAAAGCTTACCCGAGGGAAGGTAGAGGTCACCACGATGGACTCGAGCCGGAGGCTCTATGACTGGAAGATGGACGAGGGGAGAGCAGCTGATGCGATTCTACAGATAGTGATGAAGGAGAAAGAGATCGGCGTCAAGAAGCTCTGGGATGCCCTGTATCCAGATGGGTGGGCGGAGGTGTTCGGGGTCTCTTCGGAGAGCTTCAGGAAGGAGTACCTCCAGGGTTTCAGGTTCGTTAACGAATACTTTGGCTTCATGGATAAGCTGGTCGCGCGCGGGTTCTTGAAGAAAAAGGTCAATCTAAGGGCAGAAGGGGGGTATCCTGAAACACCCAGGATCTTCTATAGCCTTGCTTAGAAATTAGGGGCACTTCCAATGTTTCTTTGATTTTTATCTCTTTTCTTAGACTAATCCAAACCCTTAAATAATTTAGGCTCTCCTAAATCTTTTACCATACGCAAGCATTAACATCCAATTGTGAGATCCGAACTAGATGTCTGAAATATTTTTGAAGTCGAAGAAAAGGCATAGCAGAGGGATAATGGGCCAAAAAGGACACCATAGCGGCGGTAACCAGGCCCCACTTTCGGTCTCCCAACCAGGTCTCAGGAAGCTGGCCCTAGTGGGAAACCCGAACACCGGTAAGAGCGTTATGTTCAATAACCTCACCGGGAGCTACGCCACCGTCTCCAACTATCCTGGAACCACTGTCGAGGTAACACGGAGTCAAGGTGAGTTCGGTGGCGTCCCATTTGAGGTGGTGGACACCCCGGGGATGTACAGCCTATATTCCATTACAGAAGACGAAAAAGTTGCCCGCTCCATTTTACTTAACGAGAGGCCAGACGTTGTCCTCCAGCTCATTGACGCAAAGAACATGGAGCGAATGCTCCTAATGACCTTCCAGCTCATCGAGGCGGGACTCCCCCTTATCGTGGTCTTCAATCTGATGGACGAA
Coding sequences within:
- a CDS encoding FeoB small GTPase domain-containing protein, translating into MSEIFLKSKKRHSRGIMGQKGHHSGGNQAPLSVSQPGLRKLALVGNPNTGKSVMFNNLTGSYATVSNYPGTTVEVTRSQGEFGGVPFEVVDTPGMYSLYSITEDEKVARSILLNERPDVVLQLIDAKNMERMLLMTFQLIEAGLPLIVVFNLMDEAEEAGIIIDLEGLSKRLGVSVVGTVATSGRGMDKLRKEITNYVQ